AGGTCACAGATGAGGTCATAATGCTGTTCGTTGCTGCTGGGCAGCAGGGCAGCAAGCTCCCGTATTCTGTCATTGATGATACACCTTCTCTTTCGCTCAAACACATTGCGTCTTTGTTTCCTTCGTCTGTCTTTCAGTTGGAGCGAAGCCACAGGACTACTGAGACAGGCTTTGCTGTTCATGGGATGAAATGGTGGGCAGGAGGTGGACGGTATGTACAGTGGTGGACAGGAGATGGATGGCGTGCACACATTACCTCCTACACAAAGCTTAACTTGAGGCCGAGGTGGTAGCAGTTGGGCGGCGCCGGTCCCTCCAGTGTCATCCAAGTGCATCTCTTCCTCCAGCTGGAGAATGTCCTCCACGATGTCCTCTTCCATTGGCTTGGACATGCGCAGGCAAGGACGTGTGGTGATGGAGCCCCACCTCTGACAACACGACTAggatgtgtggtgctggagtcCCACCTCTGACAACACGACTAggatgtgtggtgctggagtcCCACCTCTGACAACACGACTAGGACGTGTGGCGCTGGAGTCCCACCTCTGACAACACGACTAGGATGTGTGGCGCTGGAGTCCCACCTCTGACAACACGATTAGGACGTGTGGTGCTGGAGTCCCACCTCTGACAACACAACTAGGCCGTGTGGTGCTGGAGCCCCACCTCTGACAACACGACTAGGACGTGTGGCGCTGGAGTCCCACCTCTGACAACACGACTAGGATGTGTGGCGCTGGAGTCCCATCTCTGACAACACGACTAGGACGTGTGGTGCTGGAGTCCCACCTCTGACAACACGACTAGGACGTGTGGCGCTGGAGTCCCACCTCTGACAACACGACTAGGATGTGTGGCGCTGGAGTCCCATCTCTGACAACACGACTAGGACGTGTGGTGCTGGAGTCCCACCTCTGACAACACGACTAGGACGTGTGGCGCTGGAGTCCCACCTCTGACAACACGACTAGGACGTGTGACGCTGGAGCCCCACCTCTGACAACACAACTAGGACGTGTGGCGCTGGAGCCCCACCTCTGACAACACGACTAGGACTGCAGTACACGAGTGAACACATCCCATATTATCTTTCCCTACTTGAAGTTCTTTAAACAGATATACTACAAAGCACAACATATAGTATAGTTTATATTTTCACCACAATATGACAAATTAATTTAAGTATTTTCAGATATTGTTAACACAGTGCCAAGCTGAAAATAGTGCCCAATACCCTGCGCTATTGCTAGttattttccttatttttgtTCACAACATTTTGTACCCCTTGTCTCTTAcccttaattattataattattgtcaATATTTGTATATGAATAATTCACCTATTTTTCTCATTAATTACTTATACTTAACGTTAACCATCATAAACCCagtatatgaatattatacacaaGTTACTTACAAATGACTCGTGTATATCACCATGTATATTGACCATTGCCAGCTGCTCAATGAACACTAACTTCTTAATGGTGACAGCTGTCACGCGTCGCTCATCTTGGCCTTGTGTTATGGGAGTTTCAGTTAAACAGCGAAGGTGTATGCTAATGATCCTGTAACCCCACGCCGCGGGTCATCACTCCCTCTACTGGGTTACCATTGACCACACCCAGGGAGCTCTCCAAGTCATGCCTCAAGTCCGGTCGCCACTTTTTAACCTTGGACCtaagggggagaggagaaggcccagcACACTGCTCGAGCTTGATCCTGCAATTTGCAACACCCCCACCGGGCCTGCCCACCCACACATACAAAGTTTTGCCAGACCTCCGGCCGTTAACTTAGTTCTCACCTCTTATTTTCCAGTCAccagctgggtaatcttctctgcATCCCAGCAACGCTTTTATTTCAAATGTAATACCGTGTTGCCAGCGAAGGGTCTCTTTTctatataatgtcagttaagtgtGGTGTAATCAAATATCATTCAGTCACTATGCTCAAAGAGGGATGGAGGagacacataaaaacaatgataaAATAATAGTTTGCTTAAGAGCAAACTACAAACACATGAGAGATATATATGCATGaatattaatgtaaatatatgaTGGTGACAGCAGCGCTCCTCTGGTGGCCGCTCGCAACTCGCATCAGCTGGGCGAGTTTACAGGGATCTCTGGCCCCTCACTGGGGGACGACTCCGTCTGTGTAGATCCACAGTCCTCCCGACTCTGCCACTCGCTGTCTTCATCAGGCAGTAGATAACATATACGTGTTGCCCTACAGCCTAATCTACTTCCATAATATCtagaaacattctagcaagtaccTACATATATTACTAGGCCTATCTTGCCTAATTATCAAGGGAAAATGGGAGGGAATAATGATCTAACTTTAACACATCCTGCCCTCAGACGCCTGGACTCATATGGTCGTCGTCGTGGTCCTCGGTCCCTCACATCGTTCCTTGGCGTTCCGGTTGAGTTACAGGTCCCTAAGCGTTGTGAAGCTGCGCATTGTCTCCGTGCTCACACTCGAATGTGCAGTTCCTGATCGCTGGCTCACCCAGTTGTCACTGCTCACGTCATCTCCCTCAATCGCCCCTTCACCGAGACCAAATACTCATGCATCCGGATGAGACTTCTCCCTTCTGAGTTCCTAGTGGGCGTGATCCAATCACAACAGCTCCGAGTACCTCGGAGTTCCGCTGGTGGCAAGCCACTCAATAATCCTGCCATCGCCACTCTCTCCACTCCTCCAAGACTATCAGCTCACAGTCCTCGGTGCCCTTACACTGCTGGAACTCTGTTTCCTCGCACTTCCCTGAAATGTTGTAGTGTTCTGTAGTCACTGTGAAGGTGTCAGGCTGTGTTACTCGAGAGCTCAATCAGCGCACGTCCGCTCTCAACGAAGTGCCGTGAATCTTTCAGTGCCAGGCGCTCTGCGACCTCCCAGTCCTGCCTCCTGGTAACGTCACAGACCCAGAGGGGGGCTCTCATTGGTCACTCTCGTCACATGACCACAGCCAGCCAATCGCCAGCCTGCTGGCGTCTTCACGTTTTTGGCGCCATTTTGTATGCACTAGGGGCGTAAACCCCCTTACAAGCCAAAACTAAAATAACAATTTTATACCCGAATAAGTACTCTTGCTATCAGTCACCTATGTCAAACGGATCCCTGCATCTCATGGAACCTGCAGTGTGTGTAGATATGACTCTTCTCGATGGATAAAGGAAGATATAGCAGAGGGCACCGTAATACAGCTCACCATCTGACCCGTACTGGTGTAATAACCATTGTAATGACTGATACTGGTCATCACCGCTCTTATTCTTTATTATGATGTCCATCTTACCTACAGTAATTTGTAATATTTATAATTATCCTTAACAGCAAATATATACAGCATGGAGATGGACCCCGCTCCACCCTGATAGGGAGACAACCCGTCAGCCTGTTACATGTGAGTGTAAGATCAACCAACCCTACATACAGCTATCTGACTATTATGTACCAAAAAGGATAATTATATAAAACCACTGACTGATGTTAATGTGCTGCCACCATCCCCACTCGTTACAATGTAGAGTTGCTGACACATTCGTCCCTCACTGGTGGAGAGGAAGTCAAGGACatgctgcaacccgtcctcctaatacagCCAAAAATTCTCGTACCAGAAAATGGTAGCGTTAGtagagttcatttattatgcaccccatacccatcttgtaggtggtagtggaaagggttacagaggcacataataggctcagggactgaaccccacaattcatttagctacgcAAGTTacgatcttgatgagctagttacaaagtccaatgcacatcgtcacgccaacaatgggttcgagatcgaccacaagtacagtttctaaattaagcaactgacataagtggagagctagtgtcacaattgatatgcttgtcctgcacaccgccccccccccccatccagtgggcagcggtggatagattacagtcacttagttactacttacagttagcaaactggggatatttggctaaaatttctggtagcagatatcGCGGTTGGGTGgggtgtcgttgatccttctttatagACAACCCAAccccaaaactcggtagagtgcttatactttaccaggagatcaccctgggcgcttctggctcttggagaggggctcaacgtcacacatttaggggatgcggctccagtaCTTagactcgttgtcacgtgcacacacccactcgagccgctgtgactctccactctctccttatgtgaaacGATCTCCTTaatcccttttgacttattagttttccgttCTACCCTacccacagctgtggttcttggttctttttctctctctctccttctttcctacttcctgggaagcctcactaggacaagggcaaacaccagcaaatttgaatacatttactggacaaagcacatacacaatacatacacacatataataataataataatgaatcctacactctatactatttcagtcaggttgcactccaacaccatcagaactctatcatcagcttatcaagtggtatcctatctcctgattcaccacctaatactacctacctcctcaagtaggtcaagtcttataacacaatgttgcactatcagcaagagaatatatatctataaacatgtgcaaggaaaaccagcatatgaatgcaataacataaatattagtaaaaatgtcacttggtatacaacaatgatcaatcgatcaccctatcagtcctagaacacatatgtatgtctctgtaggtaatccagccttagactgtaactctatacttcagtataagtactccttggcacaaaaatggcaatcactcacctttcactgtgtcttgcacgctaatgacaaccaaacactctaccaactccctataagtaatcaacTAGAacgtcccttccacatctggaagttcactaccctgatatcttcaggttcttccgggtttatctactAGGATCAtatacagctcttccaggctgctacaccatgaagtttccttgaacagCACTGGAGTTTCCACTACTGgtattacagaagcacgtgacactcctcttcactgcttctcctcacagctcgaggtcctactcttcactctgggggctactcttcctcagagtacactactccttcaacagtcttggagtctcttccactaactcactctactggctcgaagtctactcagcaacttcttccaaagacaaacctgcaacccattgacacgccaataaaaatgtttccttataaacacatagacgaaataatccacacaatatgtttgcatccaacatctatctgctctct
This sequence is a window from Procambarus clarkii isolate CNS0578487 chromosome 36, FALCON_Pclarkii_2.0, whole genome shotgun sequence. Protein-coding genes within it:
- the LOC123756184 gene encoding transcription factor E3-like, translated to MSKPMEEDIVEDILQLEEEMHLDDTGGTGAAQLLPPRPQVKLCVGGNVCTPSISCPPLYIPSTSCPPFHPMNSKACLSSPVASLQLKDRRRKQRRNVFERKRRCIINDRIRELAALLPSSNEQHYDLICDLRPTTGQILEASVNYIQRLKVDMEHHKFMEAERLALERENQRLRVRVEELEERLRPGVPAPPPHHTLPHPS